Proteins from a single region of Mytilus trossulus isolate FHL-02 chromosome 2, PNRI_Mtr1.1.1.hap1, whole genome shotgun sequence:
- the LOC134706120 gene encoding protein PML-like, translating into MVSKKLKDNQRESVKEGDTYGGEIEVQEHIDTETIPSKMKFGGEESVVVFDLETTGLSRKSDITQLAAFDGTTVFNQYVSPREVISPKSSEITGLTFDFSCDQMYHHGKPVKSRDIQIVLLEFIEFISKKKKPILFGHNIASFDIPILMNKLLQHSLLSEFMLHIYGCIDTIKLARRKFKTKDIGNHKQQTLVTKLLGVEYDAHNACADVTSLFQLLAHFEYSEKDVFPFNSALLTDSYIPLIRASRITKLTARRLAHSGLCLKHLQLAFNRDSENGLKSILLEHGFNAKTVTCFTKYFTCTEE; encoded by the exons ATGGTG TCCAAGAAATTGAAAGATAATCAGCGAGAATCAGTAAAAGAGGGAGACACCTATGGAGGAGAAATAGAAGTGCAAGAACATATTGACACAGAAACTATTCCATCGAAGATGAAGTTTGGAGGAGAAGAATCAGTAGTAGTTTTTGATTTAGAAACAACAG GATTATCAAGGAAGTCTGATATTACGCAGCTGGCTGCATTTGATGGAACCACTGTTTTTAATCAATATGTATCACCTAGGGAGGTTATTTCACCCAAATCATCAGAAATAACAGGattgacttttgatttttcttgtgATCAGATGTACCATCATGGTAAACCAGTTAAAAGCAGAGACATTCAGATTGTACTCCTGGAATTTATTGAGTTTATAAGCAAAAAGAAGAAACCAATTCTTTTCGGTCACAACATTGCTTCGTTTGACATTCCCATATTGATGAACAAACTACTTCAGCACAGTCTTCTTTCAGAATTCATGTTACATATTTATGGGTGCATTGATACAATAAAATTGGCAAGAAGGAAATTCAAAACTAAAGACATTGGAAATCATAAACAACAAACATTGGTCACAAAATTACTTGGCGTAGAATATGATGCTCACAATGCATGTGCTGATGTCACAAGTCTATTTCAACTTCTTGCGCACTTTGAATATTCAGAAAAGGACGTTTTTCCATTCAATTCAGCTTTGCTAACAGATTCTTACATTCCCTTGATAAGGGCCTCACGCATCACCAAGCTAACAGCTAGAAGATTAGCACACAGTGGACTTTGTCTGAAACATCTACAGTTAGCATTTAACAGAGACAGTGAAAATGGCCTCAAATCTATTTTGTTAGAGCATGGCTTTAATGCCAAAACAGTCACATGTTTtactaaatattttacatgtactGAGGAATAA